The Boseongicola sp. DNA segment TGGCCTGCTCGTCGGCTCTATTTTCGGCGTGGCCGCCGGGGATGCTGCCAATGCCGAGACGGTCGAGACCGCCCTCATCGGAGTCTTCGACCTGAAGAAAGTCGCGAGCCAAGCCTGGTCCACCGGTGACAAGGTCTATTGGGACAACACCAACAAGGAAGCCACCAAGACCGCCACCGCGAACACGCTGATCGGTGTGGCCGTTGAGTCTGTTGCGGGCGGCGCGGGTGACCTGATCGGCCGGGTGCGCCTGAACGGCAGTTTCTGATGACGGCGTTTGCCGCCATTCTGGATGCTCTGTTCGCGGATCCCAACATCGGGCGTGAGGCGGTCTACACCTCCGATGGCGGCGCGCCCGTGCTGGTGCGCGTCGTCTCCCGGCAGGCTGATGCCATCACCGAATTCGGCGATGCGCGGCTCTGGTCGGAAACGACCCGGATCGATCTTCGCGTCGCGGAAGTTCCGGCACCGCGTCCCGGCGACCGATTGGAAATGGATGGCGACGCCTTCCTCATTCAGGGCGAACCCGTCCGGGACCGGGAGCGGCTGGTCTGGACTGTTGATCTGAGGCCCGCGTGAAGCTGAAGCTCGACATCGATCCGGACATCGTCGCCATGATGGCAGCGGAGGTCGCGGCGGGCGAACGTGCTGTGACAGCTGCCATGCGCGAGGCCGGGACCGGGCTCAAGACTGCCTGGCGCACGCAGATCACTGGCGCGGGATTGGGGCGACGGCTTGCCAACTCGATCCGCAACCAGAACTTCCCGAGGTCGGGCGAGAGCTTGGATGCAGCCGCGCTGGTCTGGTCCAAGGCCCCGGTCATCGTGGGAGCGCATGACACCGGCCCGCTGATCCGCTCGAAAGACGGGTTCTGGCTGGCGATCCCGCTGCCCGCCGCAGGCAAGTCGCTGCGCGGCGGCAGGATAACCCCCGGCGAATGGGAACGGCGACGCGGGCTGCGCCTGCGTTTCGTCTATCGTCGCACGGGGCCGAGCTTGCTGGTGGCAGAGGGACGGCTGAACACGAAGGGTCAGGCGGTCGTGTCCCGCTCCAAGACCGGGCGCGGAAAGGTCACCGCGCCGATCTTCCTGCTCGTGCCGCAGGTGAAACTGCCGAAGCGGCTGGACCTCGCGCGGGATGCAGACCGGGCGCTTGACAGCGTCCCGGGGCTGATCGTGGCGAAATGGGTTGTTCAGCGATAGGATCGGAAATTGGCTATCGTTTCCTCGTGCCAAGCAACCCTAACCAAAAACCGAACTCGTTAACTCCAAGTATTTAGGTCGAGAAAAGTTGGCTTGCTCCACATGTTCGAAATGCGAAACGAAATGCTCGGCCTCCACACTTTGAGCGCGAATATGTGGCTTCAAATAGGTAATAAACTCTGATCCAGCGCCAATTATTATTGGAATCATGTTTATAAAGACCCGATGGATTGGAACTCCGTCCTGATCAGCGAAACGTTCAAATCCATCTGCCTCGATGCGGTGTCTGACGAGGTTCCGAGCATTTGCGCGCAAGCGGCTTTGATCCCTTGGCATGTCGAGGAGCACACAAAAGTCTCCCCAAGAAGCGTAGTGGTCAATGAACCCTCCGCCGTCTTCGCCGTCCCCAGCAGGAAAATCTACAAGGAGGTAGTCTTGGCGTTCGTTCTGCTGCGCATGGCGGTGCACACTGCGGATGCCGTGCGCTTTATTGTGATGCTTGGCATTTCTGTATGCAAGAACAGCGCAACAAAGCGGGTGTGCATAAAAATCAAAATCGACTTCCTGAGTTTCTCGAACTGCGTCGTACAAGCTGGCGAATGTGTCGAGCATGCTCTTACAGGCGAGCTCAACATTGCCGATCGCCTCGCTTGAATCGATGAGGAATAGTTCTTGGAATCTGTATTTCTGTTCAATGAAAACTCGCAGCGACTGTGCAAAATCTTCGAATCTGTCTGTAATCATCTGACTTCCTAGTGAAAACCCACACAAGACTTAGTAGTTTTCCCGAGCTCCTTCCATCGCAGTTCGCAGCCTTTTTTCCGGAGCTCATGGGTGCATTGAGCCAGCAATTTCTACTGTCGAGCCCGGAAAGACACCATGACTGTTCGTGAAACCATTCTCACCGCGCTGCAGGCGCGGCTTTTGACGCTGGCCGCAACCGCCCTGCGGGGTGAGGTCTTGCCCGAGCGCATACCCGCCGATGGCCTGTTGATCCTTCGGGATGGGGAGCCAGGCGATCCCGAGGTAACACTGTCGCCCCTGCGCTACCACTACCAGCACCGTGCCGAGATTGAGGCGGTCGTGCAGGGCACCGACCGTGACGCCGTCTTCGACACGCTGACCGCCAGCATCGGCACGGCAATTGCCGCCGACCGCACGCTCGGCGGCCTATGCGACTGGGTCGAAGCAGAAGCGCCACGCCCGGTCGATCTGCCGGTCGAAGGCGCGGCGAGCCTGAAGGCGGCCGTGATCCCGGTGGTGCTGCATTATTCAACGGCCGATCCGCTCGGCTGACCCTGACAATTCAAGGAGAATACGATGGCACGAGCCCAAGGGGCGCGGGCGCAGATGGCGCTTGCGTTCGAAACGACCTATGGCACGCCGCCAGTCGGCGGCTTCACCAAGATGCCCTTCGCCAGCACCTCGCTCGGCGCGGAGCAGCCGCTGCTGAACTCGGAACTGCTGGGCTACGGCCGCGATCCGCTGGCACCGATCAAGGATGCGGTGACGGCAGACGGCGATGTCGTCGTGCCGCTCGACGCCGAGGCCTTCGGCTTCTGGCTGAAGGCGACCTTTGGCGACCCGACCACATCTGGCACCGGTCCCTGGACGCACGAGTTTCAGTCGGGGTCTTGGATGCTGCCCAGCATGTCCATCGAGACCGGCATGCCCGAAGTGCCGCGCTACGCGATGTATTCCGGCTGTGTACTCGACCAGATCAACTGGCAGATGCAGCGCTCGGGGCTGCTGACCGCGACATCCCGGCTGGTGGCGCAGGGCGAGACGGTGGGCACAACGACCAGCGCAGGCACGCCCGCCGCGCTGGAATTGCAGCGCTTCGGCCATTTCAATGGGGCGATCACCCGCAACGGATCTGCCCTCGGCAATGTGGTCTCGGCCGACATTACCTACGCCAACAACCTCGACCGCATCGAGACCATCCGCTCGGACGGCCGCATCGACGGCGCGGACCCGTCCATCGCTGCGCTGACCGGCTCCATCGAGGTGCGCTTCGCTGACCAGACACTGGTGACGCAGGCGATCAATGGCGATCCTTGCGAGCTTGAGTTCGCCTATCTGCTGCCCTCGGGCGAAAGCTTCACCTTCACCGTGCACGCCGTCTACCTGCCACGCCCGCGCATCGAGATTTCCGGGCCGCAGGGCGTGCAGGCCACTTTCGACTGGCAAGCCGCCCGCGACAGCGTCGTCGGCCGGATGTGCACCGCAACCCTCCTGAACGATGTGGAGACATATTGATGCTCACGCTCGACCTAACGAACGCGCCGCGCTGGCATAGTCTTGCCCCCGGCGTGCGGGCGCAACTGCGACCGCTGACTACCGCGCTGATGGTGGCCACCCGCAGCGATCCCGCCGTCGAAGCGGTCCCCAAAGAGGCCTCCGACGAGGAGCGCGCCGTGGCCTTCGCCAAAGCTCTCGCACGGAGGGCGGTGCTCGCCTGGGACGGCATCGGCGACGCGGACGGCGAGCCGATCGATCCCAGCCCCGAGGCCATCGACGCGCTGCTCGATGTCTGGCCTATCTTCGAGGCCTTCCAGCTGACCTACGTCTCCAAAGGCCTGCTGCTGGAACAGGAAAAAAACGTCTCCGCGTCCTTGCCGAGTGGTCCTTCGGCGGGGGCGAACGCTACTGCGACGCCTGCCAAACGGCGTGCGAAGACTGCCCGGCGTGGCTGAACCGGCCGCTGACTTACGAGGGTTGGCAGGTCTGGGACTTGGTCGACCGTCTCGGCGGCCAGCTCCGCGTTCTGCCGGGTGCGGTGATCGGCTGGGACCTGACCGCTGCGCTCGCTCTCGGTGACGCGCTCGGCATCCCACCCCTGGCCATGGCCGAACTGCTGCCCGTCATTGAATCCGTGATGGTTGCGAAGCTCAACGAACAGATGGATCATTCCAATGGCTGAAAAGCGCGTTTCTGTCCGCCTTGCCGCGGTCGGTGGCCGACAGGTGCGCGCCGAACTGGAAGGTGTCGGTGAGGCCGGGGTGCGAGGGTTCGGGCGGCTCAGCCGCGAGATGGAGGCGGCCAACGCCCGACTTGCGGCGTTCTCCCGTCGTGTTGCAGTGGCTGCCGCTGCCGCCGTGGCCGCCGCCGCTGCTGCTGGCGTGGCGATGGTCCGATCCGGGCTGCAAACCGTCGATGCGCAGGCCAAGCTCGCGCAGTCGCTGGGGACCACCGTCGCCTCGATCCAGACGCTGGAGCGCGCGGGCGAGCTGGCGGGCGTGTCGATGTCCGGCATCGAGCAGGCCACCAAGGATCTGACGCGCCGTCTCAGCCAGGCGGCCGCCGGGACCGGACCTGCCGCCGACGCGCTGGATCGGCTGGGGCTTTCGGCTGCCGACCTAATTTCCCTGCCGCTGGATCAGCGTGTGGGCGCGATCAACGCGGCCATCGAGGAATTTGTGCCCGCAGCCGAACGCGCGGCCGTCGCCGGTCAGCTCTTTGGCGAGGAAGGCTCCATCGCCATGTCGCGGATCGACACCGCGACGCTGCGCCAGGCGAAAGAGGATGTTCTGGCCTTCGGCGTCGTCGTGTCGGAGCAGGATGCCGACCAGATCGAGCAGACGAACGACGCCATCTCAAGGTTGGGGCTGATCTGGCGCGGGCTGTCGAACCAGCTGACGGTCGCTGCGGCACCCGCGCTGGAAGCGGTCGCGAATGCCATGGCGGCGGTTGCGAGCCGCACAGGCCCGCTCGGCATCGCGATCCGCAGTGTCTTCGACAACATCGGCCGTCTGACCACCTATGCCGCTACGTTTGTGGCTTTTCTTGCAGGGCGTTGGGTCGCCGGGATTGCCGTCGCAGCTCTCTCGGTCCGTGGCCTCGCCACCGCGCTGGTGCTCCTTCGTGGGGCACTGATCCGCACCGGCATCGGCGCGTTGATCGTTGGCGCGGGCGAGCTCGTCTACCAGTTCACCCGCCTTGTT contains these protein-coding regions:
- a CDS encoding DUF2190 family protein, with the translated sequence MKNYVQPGNTITLTAPYAVTSGDGLLVGSIFGVAAGDAANAETVETALIGVFDLKKVASQAWSTGDKVYWDNTNKEATKTATANTLIGVAVESVAGGAGDLIGRVRLNGSF
- a CDS encoding acyl-CoA transferase, producing the protein MTVRETILTALQARLLTLAATALRGEVLPERIPADGLLILRDGEPGDPEVTLSPLRYHYQHRAEIEAVVQGTDRDAVFDTLTASIGTAIAADRTLGGLCDWVEAEAPRPVDLPVEGAASLKAAVIPVVLHYSTADPLG